Proteins from a single region of Sphaerochaeta globosa str. Buddy:
- a CDS encoding ice-binding family protein, translating into MKKTKNVRRVLVAMFAIIILAVSFIGCEGGIPSTGIGSTVVDLGSAGDFVILAKSGVSTVPSSVITGDLGLSPTATSYYTGFSETLNGTSATSTQVTGLLYAADMTSPTPSNLTTAVADMETAYTFAAGRTLPDELNLMSGLIGGQNLAPGLYKWTSSVNISGANLTLTGSATDTWILQIDGDLTLASALQVTLAGGALAKNIFWQVAGSVSFGATSHFEGIILGKTNVEVGTGASMNGRLLAQTSIALDQATVTQPAP; encoded by the coding sequence ATGAAAAAAACCAAAAATGTAAGAAGAGTTCTCGTAGCAATGTTTGCAATTATCATACTTGCAGTCTCGTTTATCGGATGTGAGGGAGGAATTCCCTCTACTGGCATCGGCTCTACAGTAGTTGATCTGGGATCAGCCGGCGATTTTGTGATACTGGCAAAATCCGGAGTCTCGACAGTCCCTTCTTCTGTTATCACCGGGGACTTGGGATTAAGCCCGACGGCAACATCCTATTACACAGGATTCTCCGAAACCCTCAATGGAACATCGGCAACATCAACACAGGTCACCGGCCTGCTCTATGCCGCTGACATGACTTCGCCTACGCCTTCAAACTTGACTACCGCAGTAGCAGATATGGAGACAGCGTATACCTTTGCAGCCGGCAGAACTCTTCCGGATGAGCTAAACCTCATGTCTGGTTTAATCGGTGGTCAGAATCTTGCCCCCGGCCTCTACAAATGGACAAGCTCGGTGAATATCAGTGGGGCTAATCTCACCCTCACCGGTTCGGCGACTGACACTTGGATTCTTCAGATTGATGGGGATCTTACGTTGGCCAGCGCCTTGCAGGTGACGCTTGCCGGTGGAGCTTTGGCAAAAAACATTTTCTGGCAGGTAGCTGGTTCCGTGAGCTTTGGAGCAACTTCCCACTTTGAGGGAATTATATTGGGTAAAACCAATGTTGAGGTGGGAACCGGTGCAAGTATGAATGGAAGATTGCTGGCCCAGACTTCCATTGCCCTTGATCAGGCTACGGTGACGCAGCCCGCACCCTAA
- a CDS encoding DUF1538 domain-containing protein: MELLKKLKEVGSSIIPILVLVTLMHFFLTPLPEGSLVSFLIGGACIIGGLSLFLLGTEIGLLPIGEKIGSAAMQSKHLIVLLGTGLVVGVVIILAEPNIVVLVEQIKGVNPFLSAASLIAMIALGVGLYFMIGIARVIFHLSLRWIYLISYTLIFILFIFGPSEMMGIAFDSGGAATGPLSVPFIIAIGVGIARVQKKQNDADNFGYVSLALIGPTLAIAILALFTQGGGSAGPSEVSIAIDGNFPSLFLPSIIMTSKALVPLLLLCLFYQVFLLKMPLGQLVRLGIGFIYLFLGLTLFFVGSNGGFIPVGYQIGYTIGMFNPYLLLVVGSVIGAITVLSEPSVWVLVDQVQVITQGHLKKPVMLGALAIGVGLSGFLSMVRVITGLSIWYFVLPTYALAVLLSFWVPDLFVGLSFDSGSVSSGPMASTFILSFAIGSSVAMGGNPVSDAFGVIIFVSMTPVVIVELLGLVYKRTQKKMAAAKGGKGI, encoded by the coding sequence ATGGAGTTGCTCAAGAAGCTCAAGGAAGTTGGCTCGTCCATAATCCCCATCCTTGTGCTCGTAACCCTTATGCATTTCTTTCTTACGCCCTTGCCTGAAGGGTCTCTGGTCTCCTTCCTTATCGGTGGTGCTTGCATTATTGGTGGGCTCTCCCTTTTCTTGCTGGGAACCGAAATCGGCCTGTTGCCCATCGGAGAGAAAATTGGATCGGCTGCAATGCAATCCAAACACCTTATTGTCCTTCTGGGAACCGGCCTTGTTGTTGGTGTGGTAATCATACTGGCAGAACCAAATATTGTAGTGTTGGTGGAACAGATAAAAGGGGTGAATCCCTTTTTGTCGGCCGCCAGCCTCATAGCCATGATAGCCCTCGGTGTAGGCTTGTATTTTATGATCGGTATAGCCCGGGTAATATTTCATCTGTCGCTTCGCTGGATTTACCTGATCAGCTACACGTTGATTTTTATTCTGTTTATCTTCGGTCCGTCTGAGATGATGGGCATCGCCTTTGACAGCGGAGGAGCCGCAACCGGTCCCCTGTCCGTTCCCTTCATCATCGCCATCGGTGTAGGTATCGCCCGTGTCCAGAAAAAACAAAACGACGCTGACAATTTCGGCTATGTCTCCCTTGCGCTCATCGGGCCTACGCTTGCCATTGCAATCCTTGCCCTCTTCACGCAAGGAGGAGGTTCAGCGGGACCGTCAGAAGTAAGTATTGCCATTGACGGCAATTTTCCCTCCCTGTTCCTACCAAGCATCATTATGACTTCCAAGGCACTCGTGCCGCTCTTGCTGCTGTGCCTTTTCTATCAAGTGTTTCTCTTGAAAATGCCCTTGGGCCAGCTCGTTCGTCTCGGCATTGGTTTCATCTACCTCTTTCTTGGTCTCACGCTCTTCTTTGTGGGGTCCAATGGAGGCTTTATTCCCGTCGGCTATCAAATCGGGTACACCATAGGAATGTTCAATCCCTATCTTCTTTTGGTGGTGGGCTCTGTCATCGGGGCCATAACCGTCCTCAGTGAACCCTCAGTCTGGGTTCTGGTGGACCAGGTGCAGGTTATAACCCAAGGCCATCTGAAGAAACCAGTCATGCTTGGCGCCCTGGCAATCGGAGTAGGGCTTTCCGGATTTCTTTCCATGGTGAGGGTGATCACCGGCCTGAGCATCTGGTATTTTGTTCTCCCCACCTATGCCTTGGCCGTATTGCTCTCTTTCTGGGTCCCCGACTTGTTCGTAGGACTGTCGTTTGACAGCGGCAGCGTGTCCTCCGGCCCCATGGCCTCGACATTCATCCTTTCCTTTGCCATCGGTTCATCGGTGGCAATGGGGGGCAATCCTGTTAGCGATGCGTTCGGTGTAATCATATTTGTTTCCATGACCCCCGTGGTCATCGTCGAACTTCTTGGCCTCGTGTACAAACGGACACAAAAGAAGATGGCAGCTGCGAAAGGAGGAAAGGGCATATGA
- the asd gene encoding aspartate-semialdehyde dehydrogenase, whose translation MDKKIKVAVMGATGAVGQVFMWMLADHPWFELAYATASASRVGLQYASTVHWVMPFEMPKNVREVEVKEFNMEAMKEAGVQIVFSALPAEVAREAEPQLRDFGFYVFSNAASMRYESNVPILIPETNVEQLDLIKDQGYPQSGFVVTNANCVTTGLAMALAPLRKYGIKNIMIHSYQSVSGAGYPGLSSFDITDNCIPFIKGEEEKIEKEIKKILTISPEVYCYTVRVPVMFGHLEAVWLDFEQDVEVEDIIQDWANFKEVADLPSTPELPVEYGSDNTFPQPKYAFWGNPSGMVVYTGRLKKKNNKIGFLLLVNNIVKGAAGGSIQNAEAFVKRFGLI comes from the coding sequence ATGGACAAGAAAATAAAAGTTGCCGTAATGGGTGCTACTGGTGCAGTTGGCCAGGTATTTATGTGGATGCTCGCCGATCATCCTTGGTTTGAATTGGCATATGCCACAGCATCAGCTTCCCGCGTTGGCTTGCAATATGCTTCTACCGTACACTGGGTCATGCCCTTTGAAATGCCCAAGAACGTACGGGAAGTGGAAGTGAAAGAGTTCAATATGGAAGCAATGAAGGAAGCCGGTGTCCAGATTGTTTTCTCAGCCCTTCCTGCAGAAGTTGCCCGTGAAGCGGAGCCGCAACTGCGTGACTTTGGTTTCTACGTATTCTCCAATGCTGCTTCCATGCGCTATGAGAGCAACGTCCCCATCCTGATTCCCGAAACCAATGTTGAACAGCTCGACTTGATCAAGGACCAGGGCTATCCGCAGTCTGGTTTTGTGGTAACCAACGCCAACTGTGTCACCACCGGCTTGGCCATGGCACTCGCTCCACTGCGCAAGTACGGGATCAAGAACATCATGATCCACAGCTATCAGAGTGTCAGCGGTGCAGGGTATCCCGGCCTTTCCTCCTTCGACATCACCGACAACTGCATTCCTTTCATCAAAGGTGAGGAAGAGAAGATTGAAAAAGAGATCAAGAAGATTCTTACCATCAGCCCCGAGGTATATTGCTATACCGTTCGCGTACCGGTCATGTTCGGACACCTCGAAGCTGTCTGGCTCGATTTCGAGCAGGATGTAGAGGTGGAGGATATTATCCAGGATTGGGCCAACTTCAAGGAAGTTGCAGATCTTCCTTCCACACCAGAACTACCGGTTGAGTACGGCAGCGACAACACCTTTCCCCAACCCAAGTATGCCTTCTGGGGCAATCCGAGCGGCATGGTTGTCTACACTGGTCGCTTGAAGAAGAAGAACAACAAGATTGGTTTCCTTCTGTTGGTCAACAATATTGTCAAGGGCGCAGCTGGTGGCTCGATCCAGAATGCTGAAGCTTTTGTAAAGCGGTTCGGCCTCATCTAA
- a CDS encoding NUDIX hydrolase, whose translation MAEYWDLYDTDRKALGRTHLRGLSLPENTYHVVVSIWTVNQENKLLVTLRSEEKELYPNLWENTSGSVVSGETSRQGALRELKEETGIVATDDELVFLGTARKRFSFVDIYLVRKTVENQAIRLQEGETSAYKWVTLSELEEIHRQGELAFPVAYRFEQFRTVFETLLS comes from the coding sequence ATGGCAGAGTATTGGGATCTCTATGACACCGACCGAAAAGCACTCGGCAGAACACATCTGCGCGGCCTCTCCTTACCGGAGAATACCTACCATGTGGTGGTCTCGATATGGACAGTCAACCAGGAAAACAAGCTGTTGGTGACACTTCGCTCCGAAGAGAAGGAGTTGTATCCGAACCTATGGGAAAACACCTCCGGTTCGGTAGTCAGCGGTGAGACGAGCCGTCAGGGAGCCCTCAGGGAGCTGAAAGAGGAGACCGGTATTGTGGCAACCGATGATGAGTTGGTTTTCCTTGGTACTGCACGCAAGAGGTTCTCTTTCGTAGACATCTACCTGGTCAGGAAAACTGTGGAGAATCAAGCCATCCGGTTGCAGGAGGGCGAAACTTCCGCATATAAGTGGGTGACCCTCTCAGAGCTGGAGGAAATTCACCGGCAAGGCGAGCTCGCCTTCCCGGTAGCCTATCGGTTTGAACAGTTCAGAACGGTATTCGAAACCCTGCTTTCCTAG